One Setaria viridis chromosome 7, Setaria_viridis_v4.0, whole genome shotgun sequence genomic region harbors:
- the LOC117865868 gene encoding uncharacterized protein, with protein MTRRELLLALLCGLIAASAQLATAGAGARKMVGVYELRKGDFSVKVTNFGARVMSIVFPDSKGNLADVVLGMDTIAEYVNDASYFGPITGRIAQRVARGRFVLDGKVYHMYKNDGNNTIHGGGRGFSKSIWTVKEYVGGGDSPYITFYYRSFDGEEGLPGNVDAYVTYRMSGPYTLGVHMNGTALDKATPVNFLLHAYWNLGGHGSGDVLGHTLRLHASRHAVLDEELLPSSGRIEPVAGTPLDFRTPVAIGARIRRVTSGKVIGYDTNYIIDGEGMRPVAHARDGASGRALELWANQPTMQLYTGNYLNHIKGKDGKVYEKHGGFCLETMGYVDAVNHPEFPSQTLRPGQVYKHDMVFKFSF; from the exons ATGACGAGGCGCGAGCTGCTCCTCGCGCTGCTGTGCGGCCtcatcgcggcctccgcgcAGCTGGCcactgccggcgccggcgcgaggaAGATGGTCGGCGTGTACGAGCTCAGGAAGGGGGATTTCTCCGTGAAGGTCACCAACTTCGGCGCCAGGGTCATGTCCATCGTCTTCCCCGACTCCAAAG GGAATTTGGCGGATGTCGTCCTCGGCATGGACACCATCGCTGAATACGTT AACGACGCCTCCTACTTCGGGCCGATAACGGGGCGCATCGCGCAGAGGGTTGCCCGGGGCCGgttcgtcctcgacggcaaagTCTACCACATGTACAAAAACGACGGCAACAACACAATTCACG GTGGTGGCAGAGGGTTCAGCAAGAGCATTTGGACGGTGAAGGAgtacgtcggcggcggcgactccccGTACATCACCTTCTACTACCGCAGCTTCGACGGCGAGGAAG GTCTTCCTGGGAACGTGGACGCCTACGTGACGTACCGCATGTCGGGCCCGTACACGCTGGGGGTGCACATGAACGGGACGGCGCTGGACAAGGCGACGCCCGTGAACTTCCTGTTGCACGCGTACTGGAACCTGGGCGGGCACGGCAGCGGCGACGTCCTGGGCCACACGCTCCGGCTCCACGCGTCGCGGCACGCCGTGCTGGACGAGGAGCTCCTCCCGTCGTCGGGCCGCATCGAGCCCGTCGCCGGAACGCCATTGGACTTCCGGACGCCGGTGGCGATCGGGGCGCGCATCCGCCGGGTCACGAGCGGCAAAGTCATCGGGTACGATACCAACTACATCATCGACGGGGAAGGGATGCGGCCGGTGGCGCACGCCCGGGACGGCGCCTCCGGCAGGGCCCTGGAGCTGTGGGCGAACCAGCCGACCATGCAGCTCTACACGGGGAACTACCTCAACCACATCAAGGGGAAGGACGGTAAGGTGTACGAGAAGCACGGCGGGTTCTGCCTGGAGACGATGGGGTACGTGGACGCCGTGAACCACCCCGAGTTCCCGTCGCAGACCCTCAGGCCCGGTCAGGTGTACAAGCACGACATGGTCTTCAAGTTCTCGTTCTAG
- the LOC117862661 gene encoding uncharacterized protein has protein sequence MARAPAPLLLLALLAALAAAAGANAAGRKMVGVYELRKGDFSVKVTNWGATLTSVVLPDCKGNLADVVLGYDTIADYVNGSYYFGALVGRVANRVANARFVLDGKVYHLVPNDGKNALHGGKRGFSKVIWTVKDYVGGGDSPYITLYYHSFDGEEGFPGDLDVYVTYRLSGRYELSLHMNATALDKATPVNLANHAYWNLAGQGRGDILGHTVQLFASRYTPVDGALIPTGAVVPVAGTPYDLRAPTPVGAHVRAIYGGKAGIYGYDTNYAVDGGAGAAALRKVAVVRDGGGSGRAMELWANQPGVQFYTGNFLKDVKGKGGKVYGQYGALCLETQGFPDAVNHPNFPSQIVRPGQVYRHDMVFKFSF, from the exons ATGGCTAGAGCCCCggccccgctgctgctcctcgcgctgctggccgccctcgccgcggccgccggcgcaaATGCGGCCGGGAGGAAGATGGTCGGCGTGTACGAGCTCCGGAAGGGCGATTTCTCCGTCAAGGTCACCAATTGGGGCGCCACGCTCACCTCCGTCGTCCTGCCGGACTGTAAAG GGAATCTGGCTGACGTTGTCCTCGGCTATGACACCATTGCTGATTACGTG AATGGTAGTTATTATTTTGGAGCGCTCGTCGGCCGCGTAGCCAACAGGGTAGCTAACGCGCGATTTGTGCTCGATGGAAAAGTCTATCATCTGGTCCCTAACGATGGCAAGAATGCCCTCCACG GTGGTAAGAGGGGGTTCAGCAAGGTTATTTGGACTGTGAAGGACTATGTCGGTGGCGGTGACTCCCCGTACATCACGTTGTACTACCACAGCTTCGACGGCGAAGAAG GGTTCCCCGGCGACCTGGACGTGTACGTGACGTACCGGCTGTCGGGCCGCTACGAGCTGAGCCTGCACATGAACGCGACGGCGCTGGACAAGGCGACGCCGGTGAACCTTGCGAACCACGCGTACTGGAACCTAGCCGGGCAGGGCCGCGGCGACATCCTCGGCCACACCGTGCAGCTGTTCGCGTCGCGGTACACGCCCGTGGACGGCGCCCTGATCCCGACGGGCGCGGTGGTGCCCGTGGCCGGCACGCCCTACGACCTCCGCGCGCCGACGCCCGTGGGCGCGCACGTCCGCGCGATCTACGGCGGCAAGGCCGGGATCTACGGGTACGACACCAACTACGCCGTGGAcgggggcgccggggcggcggcgctgcggaaGGTGGCCGTGgtccgggacggcggcgggtccGGGAGGGCGATGGAGCTGTGGGCGAACCAGCCCGGGGTGCAGTTCTACACGGGCAACTTCCTCAAGGACGTCAAGGGGAAGGGCGGGAAGGTGTACGGGCAGTACGGGGCGCTGTGCCTGGAGACGCAGGGGTTCCCCGACGCCGTGAACCACCCCAACTTCCCCTCGCAGATCGTCAGGCCCGGGCAGGTGTACAGGCACGACATGGTCTTCAAGTTCTCGTTCTAG